GGCACCAAGCCGTTACCCTGCCCACCTATCGAAAGCGCTGCCGGCGCACTACACTCGCCGCACACTAGGGGAAACACATGGCACGCATTCTGATCGTCGACGACTCGCCGTCGCAGCTGCTGGGGATTCAGCGCATCGTCGAGAAGCTGGGACACGAAACCATCACCGCCACCGATGGCGCCGCTGGCGTGGAAGCGGCCAAGGAGTCGCTGCCGGATCTGGTACTGATGGACGTGGTCATGCCCAACCTCAACGGCTTCCAGGCCACGCGCACGCTCAAGCGCGAGCCCACCACCCAGCACATCCCGGTGATCCTGGTGACCACCAAGGATCAGGACACCGACCGTATGTGGGGCATGCGCCAGGGCGCGCGCGCCTACATCACCAAGCCGTTCTCCGAAGACGAACTGCTGGAAGTGATGGAGCGCGTGTTCAACCAGAAGGACGAACCACCGGCGGCCTGATCGCTTCGGCGAGGCGATTCCCGGCGACGCGCTTCGCACGCAAGAAGAGCAGGGCCTGCTCCTGCGGGAGAGGGCAGGGTGCTGAAAAGGGGCCGAGTGATCGCCACCGCCGACCTGGCGCCTGGATTGAGCAGGCACGCCCTCGAACGCCGCCTGCGTCATGTTTCGCTGCGCACGGCCACATCAGCTCAACAGAGTGCGTCAGGCCTGCGGCCAGCGCCGCGCTTGCCTGCCCGCAACCGCCATGCTTTCACTGCCCCGGATACCTCCGTTCGCGCGCATCGCTCATCATCGCGGCGCGCACGGTTCCCACACGCAGGGTCATAGGCTTGCGCACCTTTGAGTCGACCAGTATGCGTGTCCGGCGCGCACGCTCGCCCTCAGGCACGCCAGCCCAGCGTCGGCAGGCCGGGACTGATTAGCCAGGGCGGACGCCATACCAACAGCGCGTTCCTTGCCGCCAGCCCGCAGCGCAGGGGCGCGCCTGGTCGCCCGATTCGCGCTCGCGCAGGCATGCCGCTGGTTGCTCAGTCCCGACCGGCAACCGACGCGCCTCCCGAGCCGCCCCAGCGGCTAAACCGCCGATGCACCGATCCGGGCCTTTCAAAACGGCGGGTCTGCCCCATCTAGTAGAATCAGCGAATCACACAACACGGCGGCACTGCGGGACTGGCCCGCACAGCCCCTCGATCACGGAGCGTGCATGGCCTGGAATACACCCGGCAACAAGGGCGGAGATGGTCCGGACCCCAACCGTCGCAGGTCCTGGGGGCCGCGCGGCGGCGGCAGTGGCGGGGGCTGGGGCAATCTGCCTGCGCCATTGAAGGAGCTGGTCGACGGCGGCGTGGGGCGCTGGATCCTGGTCGCGGTGGTGCTGATGGTGCTGTTCTCCAGCTTCCAGCTCATCGGCGAGCAGCAGCGTGGCGTGGTGCTGCGCTTCGGTCAGTTCTCGCGCATCCTGCAGCCTGGCCCGAATTTCAAGCTGCCCTGGCCGGTCGAGTCGGTGCGCAAGGTCAACGCCACCGAGATCAAGACCTTCAGCAACCAGGTGCCGGTGCTGACCCGCGACGAGAACATCGTCAACGTCTCGCTCAACGTGCAGTACCAGATCAGCGACCCGCGCAAGTACCTGTTCGGTTCGCGCAATGCCGACCTGGTGCTGGAGCAGGCCGCGCAAAGCGCCGTGCGTGAGCAGGTGGGTCGTTCCGACCTCAATACCGTGCTCAACAATCGCGGCCCGCTGGCCATTGCCTCCAAGGACCGTCTGCAGGCGGCACTGGATGCCTACAATACGGGTCTGTCCGTCACCGGCGTGACCCTGCCGGACGCGCGTCCGCCGGAAGAAGTGAAGCCGGCCTTCGACGAGGTCAACGGCGCCCAGCAGGTGCGCGAGCGCCTGATCAACGAGGCCCAGGCCTACGCCGCCAAGGTGGTGCCGGAGGCACGCGGCCAGGGTGCGCGCACCCGGACCGGCGCCGAAGGCTACAAGCAGGCGATGATCTCCAAAGCCGAGGGCGACGCCGATCGCTTCACGCTGTTGCAGGAGCAGTACGCCAACGCCCCTGAGGTGACGCGCAAGCGTCTGTGGCTGGAAACCGTGCAGAAGGTGCTGTCGGAGAATCGCAAGGTGATCGGCAGCGATGGCCGCCAGGTCATCTATGTGCCGCTGCCGGCCGACGCCAGCAAGTCCGCCAGCAACAGCGGCACTGCGGGCAACGGCAGCATGCCGTCGATGGTGCCGCAGGATGTGCTGTTGAATCCGTCGCAAACCAGTGGCGGCAGCGAGGGCATCCGCAACCCGGAGCGCGGCCCGCGCCCGACCGGCCGTGAGGGAACCGAATAATGAAGAATTCGCTAGTCATCGGCCTGATCGTCGCCGTGTTGCTGACCCTGATGGGCTCGGTGTTCGTGGTGC
The window above is part of the Xanthomonas cassavae CFBP 4642 genome. Proteins encoded here:
- the pilH gene encoding twitching motility response regulator PilH, with the protein product MARILIVDDSPSQLLGIQRIVEKLGHETITATDGAAGVEAAKESLPDLVLMDVVMPNLNGFQATRTLKREPTTQHIPVILVTTKDQDTDRMWGMRQGARAYITKPFSEDELLEVMERVFNQKDEPPAA
- the hflK gene encoding FtsH protease activity modulator HflK translates to MAWNTPGNKGGDGPDPNRRRSWGPRGGGSGGGWGNLPAPLKELVDGGVGRWILVAVVLMVLFSSFQLIGEQQRGVVLRFGQFSRILQPGPNFKLPWPVESVRKVNATEIKTFSNQVPVLTRDENIVNVSLNVQYQISDPRKYLFGSRNADLVLEQAAQSAVREQVGRSDLNTVLNNRGPLAIASKDRLQAALDAYNTGLSVTGVTLPDARPPEEVKPAFDEVNGAQQVRERLINEAQAYAAKVVPEARGQGARTRTGAEGYKQAMISKAEGDADRFTLLQEQYANAPEVTRKRLWLETVQKVLSENRKVIGSDGRQVIYVPLPADASKSASNSGTAGNGSMPSMVPQDVLLNPSQTSGGSEGIRNPERGPRPTGREGTE